The genomic window GCGATGCCTGCCTTTGCGCAAAGCGTTGATGATGAAATCATCGTGACTGCGACTAAGCGATCTTCAACTCTTCAAGAAACGCCTGTAGCTGTTACCGTCACCTCTGGAGATGTTATCGAAAAAGCACAAATTCTTGATATTAAAGACCTTCAGTCTGTCGTTCCAACATTTCGTGTATCACAGCTGCAAAACTCAGCTAACACGACTCTGACCATTCGTGGTTTTGGTAATGGTGGTAATAACATCGGTATTGAGCCTGCCGTAGGCCTGTTTATTGATGGTGTGTATCGTTCACGCGCCGCGGCTCAAATTAGTGATTTGCCAGCCCTTGAGCGCGTTGAGGTGCTTTCAGGCCCACAGTCAACACTATTTGGTAAAAACGCATCAGCCGGTGTTGTAAGCATTGTAACTGAAAAGCCACAATTCGAAACAGCAGGATATGTTGAAGGTGGTTTAGGCCGTTTTGATCAGCATTACCTCAAAGGTTATATCACTGGCGCGGTTGGTGAAAACACTGCCGTCAGTCTTGGTGGCGGTTTCCAGAAACGTGATGGTTACTTCACGAATTTCACATCGACTGCAGGTGACATGAATAATATTGACCGCTTCAATCTTCGCGGCCAAGTCTTGTTCCAGCCTACCGATGCTCTAGAGCTTCGCGTTATTGCAGATATGAGCAATTTGAAAGAAAATTGCTGTGGTACAGGCGTGGCAATTGAAGGCCCATTAAATGGCGTCGCTGGTCCACGTGCTCGCGATGTTGTAAATGCATTGGGCGGCGGTATGCCTTCAGCTGATAGTCAATTTACTTATGGTACACAGCTTAACCGCGACACAATTAACGATATTGATGACAGAGGTATCTCAGCGCAGATTGATTATGATTTTGGCGGTGTAACCTTAACGTCTATTTCTGCTTACAGAACGAACGAATCATACTTTAGCAGTGACTCAGATTTTACCTCTTTAGAGTCTTTGAAGGATACATATCAGGGTGTTGAGATTAACACGCTTACACAAGAATTGCGTTTAGCCTCTAATGGCGGCAACCAATTAGAGTGGATGGTCGGTGGTTACTATTTTGATGAATCTATCGAACAAAATTCTGGCATCATTTACGGGGCAGACCTTCGTAATTATGTAGATGCCCTATCAGGGAACGCTCTTAACGGTGTTGAGGACAGCCTTGGTTTGGCTCGCGGAACATTTTTCGCCGATGGTCAGCAAATCATTGAAACCTTTACTCAGGATGACAAAGCTTATTCAATCTTTGGTTCTGCAGATTTTCACGCAACTGACCGCTTAACTTTCACTGTTGGTGCTAACTATACGAAAGATAAGAAAAATGTTGCGGGTTCAACAGTTAATGATGACGTATTCTCTAACGTAGATTTCCAAGGAGCGGCTGGTCTTCAGGTCTTAACTGTCCAAGGTTTGGCGGCTAACTTCCCAGCATTGGCTGCAAGTTGTGGGTTAGGGCCATTGCCTTTCTCTCAAGCTAACGTCGGGGCTGTTTTAGGCGCGACGTGTGTTGTTGATACAATGGGTACGACTGCGCCGGGTTCAGTTGTATACCCTGGTTTCCAAGCGCAAGTTGCTGCTGGCGCTGCTGCTATTGATCGAACAAGTCTGGATGCATCCGTTAATCCATTGGCAGCCTTGTATCCGCTTCAGTTCCAACCGCAATTCTTGGCTTACCCAAATTCTGTTGAAAGCGGGAAGACAAATGATGATGAGCTTACATATACGGCGAAAGTCGGGTATGAAGTAAGTGACAACATTAATACCTATGCAAGTTACGCAACAGGTTTTAAGGCGTCATCATGGAACC from Litorimonas taeanensis includes these protein-coding regions:
- a CDS encoding TonB-dependent receptor; protein product: MFKKTLLISSAALLSSAMPAFAQSVDDEIIVTATKRSSTLQETPVAVTVTSGDVIEKAQILDIKDLQSVVPTFRVSQLQNSANTTLTIRGFGNGGNNIGIEPAVGLFIDGVYRSRAAAQISDLPALERVEVLSGPQSTLFGKNASAGVVSIVTEKPQFETAGYVEGGLGRFDQHYLKGYITGAVGENTAVSLGGGFQKRDGYFTNFTSTAGDMNNIDRFNLRGQVLFQPTDALELRVIADMSNLKENCCGTGVAIEGPLNGVAGPRARDVVNALGGGMPSADSQFTYGTQLNRDTINDIDDRGISAQIDYDFGGVTLTSISAYRTNESYFSSDSDFTSLESLKDTYQGVEINTLTQELRLASNGGNQLEWMVGGYYFDESIEQNSGIIYGADLRNYVDALSGNALNGVEDSLGLARGTFFADGQQIIETFTQDDKAYSIFGSADFHATDRLTFTVGANYTKDKKNVAGSTVNDDVFSNVDFQGAAGLQVLTVQGLAANFPALAASCGLGPLPFSQANVGAVLGATCVVDTMGTTAPGSVVYPGFQAQVAAGAAAIDRTSLDASVNPLAALYPLQFQPQFLAYPNSVESGKTNDDELTYTAKVGYEVSDNINTYASYATGFKASSWNLTRDSRPFLADAAALSAAGLLPNNYVPSTGRNFGTRFAEPETVEVFELGLKGRFEKGAFNVALFDQTVEGFQSTIFQGTGFVLDNAGSQSTKGIEFDTTYSPVEALTLTFAGVIQDPVYDSFVGAQVSTGSAIDLADGVADGSGDLSGEKPAGINEIALSASATYTHQFENGLSGFIRGNYQYEDAVQIVDNIEGITRDTKLVNASAGLNFDNGLEIRYWVANLFNHETYTSAFPGVLQAGTVNGYPNQPRTYGVAMRYSF